A window of the Salvelinus sp. IW2-2015 linkage group LG37, ASM291031v2, whole genome shotgun sequence genome harbors these coding sequences:
- the LOC111960053 gene encoding hepatocyte growth factor activator-like isoform X1 — MMLYFVLLFLPYVLSARTRMVLPRYETFSARNVNRDSHKVLTVDGKECKFPFLHGGSIHHHCITISFSSSWCSLTHNFDRDFLWGHCAPGNTQPIVFVHSSRRFTDPCQVNPCQNGGICTLVPRRRSFECSCPESFTGRHCDQRKCYETIHLRYYDIGKSWGRIYLRNVERCTCVDGEISCERVRYTVCSENPCENDGTCRLITATREEVCACRPGYSGPYCSIAPEVECYDNKGTDYCGVVGTTVSGARFLPWRAPPSGAWGKPPTAASLRRVVPLPQLPPPPNVLPDTNQTNHTKPDKKPVCGKRNNKKISVARGRILGGNSALPGTHPWMAALYIGDDIFCAGTLVSSCWVVSAAHCFFRSPLVSKIRVILGQHKFNVTTPDTKTFGVEKYIFPERFSVFNPTLHDIVLVKLKKQDGRCVKKTQFIRPICLPNKDMTFPDQYCCQITGWGHMHEKANKYTNLQEAGVRIVPFERCILPEVYGNHVTSNMVCAGTNRCADACQGDSGGPLACVKDDVSFLYGVISWGDGCGKTGKPGVYTKVVNYVNWINTIIKRKPKSK, encoded by the exons atgATGCTGTACTTTGTGTTACTTTTCCTACCGTATGTCCTCAGTGCACGGACG CGAATGGTACTCCCAAGATATGAAACGTTTAGTGCAAGAAATGTGAACAGAGATAGTCATAAAG TCCTTACAGTAGATGGGAAAGAATGTAAATTCCCATTCCTTCATGGAGGAAGCATTCACCACCACTGTATCACCATCAGCTTCTCCAGCTCTTG GTGTTCTCTGACGCACAACTTCGATCGGGACTTTCTCTGGGGACACTGTGCTCCTGGGAACACTCAGCCCATTG TGTTCGTCCACTCATCACGCAGATTCACAGACCCTTGTCAGGTGAATCCATGTCAAAATGGCGGCATCTGCACTCTGGTACCCCGCAGACGCTCCTTCGAGTGCTCCTGTCCAGAGAGCTTCACTGGGAGGCACTGTGATCAGA GGAAGTGCTATGAAACCATACACCTGAGATATTACGACATTGGAAAATCATGGGGAAGGATCTACCTTCGTAACGTGGAACGGTGCACATGTGTGGACGGGGAGATCTCCTGTGAGAGAGTCCGCTATACTG TCTGCAGTGAGAACCCCTGTGAGAACGATGGTACGTGCCGACTCATCACAGCCACCAGGGAGGAGGTGTGTGCCTGCAGGCCTGGCTACAGTGGACCCTACTGTAGCATTG CTCCGGAGGTGGAGTGCTATGACAACAAGGGCACAGACTACTGTGGCGTGGTGGGCACCACCGTCTCTGGTGCCCGCTTTCTGCCGTGGAGAGCGCCCCCCTCAGGGGCTTGGGGAAAACCTCCTACTGCAG CTTCTTTGCGGAGAGTGGTACCATTGCCACAGCTGCCACCGCCACCTAATGTCCTTCCTGACACCAACCAAACCAACCACACCAAGCCAGACAAGAAGCCTGTGTGCGGAAAGAGGAACAATAAGAAGATATCGGTGGCCAGGGGTCGTATCCTGGGTGGCAACTCTGCCCTGCCCGGTACCCATCCCTGGATGGCAGCCCTCTACATAGGAGATGACATCTTCTGTGCGGGTACCCTGGTCTCGTCCTGCTGGGTGGTCTCTGCTGCCCACTGCTTCTTCCGCAG TCCCCTTGTGTCAAAGATTCGTGTGATTCTGGGTCAGCATAAGTTCAACGTTACGACTCCTGACACCAAAACCTTTGGAGTGGAGAAGTACATCTTTCCAGAGCGTTTCTCTGTTTTCAATCCAACTCTCCATGACATTG TTCTTGTGAAACTGAAAAAACAAGATGGCCGCTGTGTAAAAAAGACCCAGTTTATACGGCCAATCTGCCTGCCCAATAAAGACATGACCTTCCCGGACCAATACTGCTGTCAGATTACTGGCTGGGGCCACATGCATGAGA AGGCAAATAAATACACCAACCTGCAGGAGGCCGGGGTGAGGATCGTCCCGTTTGAGAGGTGTATCCTGCCTGAAGTCTACGGCAACCATGTGACCTCCAACATGGTCTGTGCCGGGACCAACCGATGTGCGGATGCCTGCCAG GGTGACTCAGGAGGCCCCCTGGCTTGTGTGAAGGATGATGTCAGCTTCCTGTATGGAGTTATCAGCTGGGGCGATGGCTGTGGAAAGACTGGGAAGCCTGGCGTCTACACCAAAGTCGTTAACTACGTGAACTGGATCAACACAATTATCAAGCGCAAGCCCAAGTCTAAATAA
- the LOC111960053 gene encoding hepatocyte growth factor activator-like isoform X4: MTIIKKCSLTHNFDRDFLWGHCAPGNTQPIVFVHSSRRFTDPCQVNPCQNGGICTLVPRRRSFECSCPESFTGRHCDQRKCYETIHLRYYDIGKSWGRIYLRNVERCTCVDGEISCERVRYTVCSENPCENDGTCRLITATREEVCACRPGYSGPYCSIAPEVECYDNKGTDYCGVVGTTVSGARFLPWRAPPSGAWGKPPTAASLRRVVPLPQLPPPPNVLPDTNQTNHTKPDKKPVCGKRNNKKISVARGRILGGNSALPGTHPWMAALYIGDDIFCAGTLVSSCWVVSAAHCFFRSPLVSKIRVILGQHKFNVTTPDTKTFGVEKYIFPERFSVFNPTLHDIVLVKLKKQDGRCVKKTQFIRPICLPNKDMTFPDQYCCQITGWGHMHEKANKYTNLQEAGVRIVPFERCILPEVYGNHVTSNMVCAGTNRCADACQGDSGGPLACVKDDVSFLYGVISWGDGCGKTGKPGVYTKVVNYVNWINTIIKRKPKSK; this comes from the exons ATGACCATAATCAAAAA GTGTTCTCTGACGCACAACTTCGATCGGGACTTTCTCTGGGGACACTGTGCTCCTGGGAACACTCAGCCCATTG TGTTCGTCCACTCATCACGCAGATTCACAGACCCTTGTCAGGTGAATCCATGTCAAAATGGCGGCATCTGCACTCTGGTACCCCGCAGACGCTCCTTCGAGTGCTCCTGTCCAGAGAGCTTCACTGGGAGGCACTGTGATCAGA GGAAGTGCTATGAAACCATACACCTGAGATATTACGACATTGGAAAATCATGGGGAAGGATCTACCTTCGTAACGTGGAACGGTGCACATGTGTGGACGGGGAGATCTCCTGTGAGAGAGTCCGCTATACTG TCTGCAGTGAGAACCCCTGTGAGAACGATGGTACGTGCCGACTCATCACAGCCACCAGGGAGGAGGTGTGTGCCTGCAGGCCTGGCTACAGTGGACCCTACTGTAGCATTG CTCCGGAGGTGGAGTGCTATGACAACAAGGGCACAGACTACTGTGGCGTGGTGGGCACCACCGTCTCTGGTGCCCGCTTTCTGCCGTGGAGAGCGCCCCCCTCAGGGGCTTGGGGAAAACCTCCTACTGCAG CTTCTTTGCGGAGAGTGGTACCATTGCCACAGCTGCCACCGCCACCTAATGTCCTTCCTGACACCAACCAAACCAACCACACCAAGCCAGACAAGAAGCCTGTGTGCGGAAAGAGGAACAATAAGAAGATATCGGTGGCCAGGGGTCGTATCCTGGGTGGCAACTCTGCCCTGCCCGGTACCCATCCCTGGATGGCAGCCCTCTACATAGGAGATGACATCTTCTGTGCGGGTACCCTGGTCTCGTCCTGCTGGGTGGTCTCTGCTGCCCACTGCTTCTTCCGCAG TCCCCTTGTGTCAAAGATTCGTGTGATTCTGGGTCAGCATAAGTTCAACGTTACGACTCCTGACACCAAAACCTTTGGAGTGGAGAAGTACATCTTTCCAGAGCGTTTCTCTGTTTTCAATCCAACTCTCCATGACATTG TTCTTGTGAAACTGAAAAAACAAGATGGCCGCTGTGTAAAAAAGACCCAGTTTATACGGCCAATCTGCCTGCCCAATAAAGACATGACCTTCCCGGACCAATACTGCTGTCAGATTACTGGCTGGGGCCACATGCATGAGA AGGCAAATAAATACACCAACCTGCAGGAGGCCGGGGTGAGGATCGTCCCGTTTGAGAGGTGTATCCTGCCTGAAGTCTACGGCAACCATGTGACCTCCAACATGGTCTGTGCCGGGACCAACCGATGTGCGGATGCCTGCCAG GGTGACTCAGGAGGCCCCCTGGCTTGTGTGAAGGATGATGTCAGCTTCCTGTATGGAGTTATCAGCTGGGGCGATGGCTGTGGAAAGACTGGGAAGCCTGGCGTCTACACCAAAGTCGTTAACTACGTGAACTGGATCAACACAATTATCAAGCGCAAGCCCAAGTCTAAATAA
- the LOC111960053 gene encoding hepatocyte growth factor activator-like isoform X3: MMLYFVLLFLPYVLSARTRMVLPRYETFSARNVNRDSHKVLTVDGKECKFPFLHGGSIHHHCITISFSSSWCSLTHNFDRDFLWGHCAPGNTQPIVFVHSSRRFTDPCQVNPCQNGGICTLVPRRRSFECSCPESFTGRHCDQRKCYETIHLRYYDIGKSWGRIYLRNVERCTCVDGEISCERVRYTVCSENPCENDGTCRLITATREEVCACRPGYSGPYCSIASLRRVVPLPQLPPPPNVLPDTNQTNHTKPDKKPVCGKRNNKKISVARGRILGGNSALPGTHPWMAALYIGDDIFCAGTLVSSCWVVSAAHCFFRSPLVSKIRVILGQHKFNVTTPDTKTFGVEKYIFPERFSVFNPTLHDIVLVKLKKQDGRCVKKTQFIRPICLPNKDMTFPDQYCCQITGWGHMHEKANKYTNLQEAGVRIVPFERCILPEVYGNHVTSNMVCAGTNRCADACQGDSGGPLACVKDDVSFLYGVISWGDGCGKTGKPGVYTKVVNYVNWINTIIKRKPKSK; this comes from the exons atgATGCTGTACTTTGTGTTACTTTTCCTACCGTATGTCCTCAGTGCACGGACG CGAATGGTACTCCCAAGATATGAAACGTTTAGTGCAAGAAATGTGAACAGAGATAGTCATAAAG TCCTTACAGTAGATGGGAAAGAATGTAAATTCCCATTCCTTCATGGAGGAAGCATTCACCACCACTGTATCACCATCAGCTTCTCCAGCTCTTG GTGTTCTCTGACGCACAACTTCGATCGGGACTTTCTCTGGGGACACTGTGCTCCTGGGAACACTCAGCCCATTG TGTTCGTCCACTCATCACGCAGATTCACAGACCCTTGTCAGGTGAATCCATGTCAAAATGGCGGCATCTGCACTCTGGTACCCCGCAGACGCTCCTTCGAGTGCTCCTGTCCAGAGAGCTTCACTGGGAGGCACTGTGATCAGA GGAAGTGCTATGAAACCATACACCTGAGATATTACGACATTGGAAAATCATGGGGAAGGATCTACCTTCGTAACGTGGAACGGTGCACATGTGTGGACGGGGAGATCTCCTGTGAGAGAGTCCGCTATACTG TCTGCAGTGAGAACCCCTGTGAGAACGATGGTACGTGCCGACTCATCACAGCCACCAGGGAGGAGGTGTGTGCCTGCAGGCCTGGCTACAGTGGACCCTACTGTAGCATTG CTTCTTTGCGGAGAGTGGTACCATTGCCACAGCTGCCACCGCCACCTAATGTCCTTCCTGACACCAACCAAACCAACCACACCAAGCCAGACAAGAAGCCTGTGTGCGGAAAGAGGAACAATAAGAAGATATCGGTGGCCAGGGGTCGTATCCTGGGTGGCAACTCTGCCCTGCCCGGTACCCATCCCTGGATGGCAGCCCTCTACATAGGAGATGACATCTTCTGTGCGGGTACCCTGGTCTCGTCCTGCTGGGTGGTCTCTGCTGCCCACTGCTTCTTCCGCAG TCCCCTTGTGTCAAAGATTCGTGTGATTCTGGGTCAGCATAAGTTCAACGTTACGACTCCTGACACCAAAACCTTTGGAGTGGAGAAGTACATCTTTCCAGAGCGTTTCTCTGTTTTCAATCCAACTCTCCATGACATTG TTCTTGTGAAACTGAAAAAACAAGATGGCCGCTGTGTAAAAAAGACCCAGTTTATACGGCCAATCTGCCTGCCCAATAAAGACATGACCTTCCCGGACCAATACTGCTGTCAGATTACTGGCTGGGGCCACATGCATGAGA AGGCAAATAAATACACCAACCTGCAGGAGGCCGGGGTGAGGATCGTCCCGTTTGAGAGGTGTATCCTGCCTGAAGTCTACGGCAACCATGTGACCTCCAACATGGTCTGTGCCGGGACCAACCGATGTGCGGATGCCTGCCAG GGTGACTCAGGAGGCCCCCTGGCTTGTGTGAAGGATGATGTCAGCTTCCTGTATGGAGTTATCAGCTGGGGCGATGGCTGTGGAAAGACTGGGAAGCCTGGCGTCTACACCAAAGTCGTTAACTACGTGAACTGGATCAACACAATTATCAAGCGCAAGCCCAAGTCTAAATAA
- the LOC111960053 gene encoding hepatocyte growth factor activator-like isoform X2, whose product MVLPRYETFSARNVNRDSHKVLTVDGKECKFPFLHGGSIHHHCITISFSSSWCSLTHNFDRDFLWGHCAPGNTQPIVFVHSSRRFTDPCQVNPCQNGGICTLVPRRRSFECSCPESFTGRHCDQRKCYETIHLRYYDIGKSWGRIYLRNVERCTCVDGEISCERVRYTVCSENPCENDGTCRLITATREEVCACRPGYSGPYCSIAPEVECYDNKGTDYCGVVGTTVSGARFLPWRAPPSGAWGKPPTAASLRRVVPLPQLPPPPNVLPDTNQTNHTKPDKKPVCGKRNNKKISVARGRILGGNSALPGTHPWMAALYIGDDIFCAGTLVSSCWVVSAAHCFFRSPLVSKIRVILGQHKFNVTTPDTKTFGVEKYIFPERFSVFNPTLHDIVLVKLKKQDGRCVKKTQFIRPICLPNKDMTFPDQYCCQITGWGHMHEKANKYTNLQEAGVRIVPFERCILPEVYGNHVTSNMVCAGTNRCADACQGDSGGPLACVKDDVSFLYGVISWGDGCGKTGKPGVYTKVVNYVNWINTIIKRKPKSK is encoded by the exons ATGGTACTCCCAAGATATGAAACGTTTAGTGCAAGAAATGTGAACAGAGATAGTCATAAAG TCCTTACAGTAGATGGGAAAGAATGTAAATTCCCATTCCTTCATGGAGGAAGCATTCACCACCACTGTATCACCATCAGCTTCTCCAGCTCTTG GTGTTCTCTGACGCACAACTTCGATCGGGACTTTCTCTGGGGACACTGTGCTCCTGGGAACACTCAGCCCATTG TGTTCGTCCACTCATCACGCAGATTCACAGACCCTTGTCAGGTGAATCCATGTCAAAATGGCGGCATCTGCACTCTGGTACCCCGCAGACGCTCCTTCGAGTGCTCCTGTCCAGAGAGCTTCACTGGGAGGCACTGTGATCAGA GGAAGTGCTATGAAACCATACACCTGAGATATTACGACATTGGAAAATCATGGGGAAGGATCTACCTTCGTAACGTGGAACGGTGCACATGTGTGGACGGGGAGATCTCCTGTGAGAGAGTCCGCTATACTG TCTGCAGTGAGAACCCCTGTGAGAACGATGGTACGTGCCGACTCATCACAGCCACCAGGGAGGAGGTGTGTGCCTGCAGGCCTGGCTACAGTGGACCCTACTGTAGCATTG CTCCGGAGGTGGAGTGCTATGACAACAAGGGCACAGACTACTGTGGCGTGGTGGGCACCACCGTCTCTGGTGCCCGCTTTCTGCCGTGGAGAGCGCCCCCCTCAGGGGCTTGGGGAAAACCTCCTACTGCAG CTTCTTTGCGGAGAGTGGTACCATTGCCACAGCTGCCACCGCCACCTAATGTCCTTCCTGACACCAACCAAACCAACCACACCAAGCCAGACAAGAAGCCTGTGTGCGGAAAGAGGAACAATAAGAAGATATCGGTGGCCAGGGGTCGTATCCTGGGTGGCAACTCTGCCCTGCCCGGTACCCATCCCTGGATGGCAGCCCTCTACATAGGAGATGACATCTTCTGTGCGGGTACCCTGGTCTCGTCCTGCTGGGTGGTCTCTGCTGCCCACTGCTTCTTCCGCAG TCCCCTTGTGTCAAAGATTCGTGTGATTCTGGGTCAGCATAAGTTCAACGTTACGACTCCTGACACCAAAACCTTTGGAGTGGAGAAGTACATCTTTCCAGAGCGTTTCTCTGTTTTCAATCCAACTCTCCATGACATTG TTCTTGTGAAACTGAAAAAACAAGATGGCCGCTGTGTAAAAAAGACCCAGTTTATACGGCCAATCTGCCTGCCCAATAAAGACATGACCTTCCCGGACCAATACTGCTGTCAGATTACTGGCTGGGGCCACATGCATGAGA AGGCAAATAAATACACCAACCTGCAGGAGGCCGGGGTGAGGATCGTCCCGTTTGAGAGGTGTATCCTGCCTGAAGTCTACGGCAACCATGTGACCTCCAACATGGTCTGTGCCGGGACCAACCGATGTGCGGATGCCTGCCAG GGTGACTCAGGAGGCCCCCTGGCTTGTGTGAAGGATGATGTCAGCTTCCTGTATGGAGTTATCAGCTGGGGCGATGGCTGTGGAAAGACTGGGAAGCCTGGCGTCTACACCAAAGTCGTTAACTACGTGAACTGGATCAACACAATTATCAAGCGCAAGCCCAAGTCTAAATAA